The following are encoded in a window of Carassius auratus strain Wakin chromosome 6, ASM336829v1, whole genome shotgun sequence genomic DNA:
- the stradb gene encoding STE20-related kinase adapter protein beta, translated as MSFLDCTCISSHSQVQSISIEEQYEDISHQCSSSDVSPCSVLTDEDDITDLSTDPAHYQLLSQLGRGFNNLSQVSMARHTPSGRLVAVKNTNLDECTEDELLQLMNEVLLSRRFRHPNLLTSRLVFSSCCQLWVLSPLMSYGSADSLLRSCFPDGMSESLIAYLLYGVLRALEYLHHMGYVHRGVKASHVLLSAEGRVCLSGLQSVYSLMKDGKRMRAVFDMPQHSPSLLPWLSPELLRQDLHGYGVKSDIYSLGIVACELVSGRVPFQDMPPTLMLLQKLRGSHCCLLDVPPYPLGDMGALKVSRSGVDSGIGESVATGSLTRTATAERPQSPAPKNHSATLHNLVQLCLQQEPERRPSATALLTHPFFRQVKKHTRDSFLSLMYPAVPVSCPPDTPPSETPTKTSNTPSPTDPEPEDGMWDFS; from the exons ATGTCGTTTCTG GACTGCACCTGTATCTCCTCCCACTCACAAGTCCAGTCCATCAGCATAGAGGAGCAGTATGAAGACATCAGCCATCAGTGCTCG AGCAGTGATGTCTCTCCATGTTCTGTGTTGACGGATGAAGATGACATCACAGATCTTTCCACTGACCCCGCCCACTATCAGCTGCTCTCACAACTGG gccgGGGCTTTAATAACCTCAGTCAGGTGAGCATGGCCCGACACACACCTTCTGGTCGGCTGGTGGCGGTGAAAAACACGAACCTGGATGAGTGCACAGAAGATGAGCTGCTGCAGCTGATG AATGAGGTTCTGCTGTCCAGACGGTTTCGTCACCCGAACCTGCTGACGTCCAGACTGGTGTTCAGCTCCTGCTGTCAGCTCTGGGTGCTGTCTCCTCTCATGAGCTACG GTTCTGCAGACTCTCTGCTCAGGTCGTGTTTTCCGGACGGAATGAGCGAGTCTCTGATAGCGTACCTGCTGTACGGGGTGCTCCGAGCGCTGGAGTACCTGCATCACATGGGTTACGTGCACAG GGGTGTGAAGGCCAGTCATGTGCTGCTGTCAGCTGAAGGCCGTGTGTGTTTGTCGGGGCTGCAGAGTGTGTACAGTCTGATGAAGGATGGCAAGAGGATGAGAGCTGTGTTTGACATGCCTCAACACAGTCCGTCTCTGCTGCCCTGGCTGAGTCCTGAGCTCCTGCGACAG GATCTTCATGGATATGGAGTGAAGTCAGACATCTACAGTCTGGGAATCGTGGCGTGTGAGCTGGTCAGTGGCAGAGTGCCATTCCAGGACATGCCGCCCACTCTG ATGCTGCTTCAGAAGCTGCGAGGTTCTCACTGCTGTCTCCTCGACGTCCCTCCTTACCCTCTCGGAGACATGGGTGCGCTCAAGGTGTCCCGTTCCGGTGTGGATTCGGGCATCGGTGAGAGTGTTGCGACCGGAAGTCTGACCCGTACTGCCACAGCAGAGAGACCTCAAAGCCCAGCCCCCAAAAACCACTCAGCCACACTGCACAACCTGGTCCAACTGTGCCTGCAGCAGGAGCCTGAGCGCAG GCCATCTGCGACAGCTCTCCTCACTCATCCCTTCTTCAGACAG GTGAAGAAACACACAAGGGACTCCTTCCTCAGTTTGATGTATCCGGCCGTGCCAGTGTCCTGTCCTCCAGACACGCCTCCGTCCGAAACACCTACCAAGACCAGCAACACCCCGTCACCCACCGACCCTGAGCCCGAGGACGGCATGTGGGACTTTTCCTAA